A window from Cinclus cinclus chromosome 4, bCinCin1.1, whole genome shotgun sequence encodes these proteins:
- the ARL1 gene encoding ADP-ribosylation factor-like protein 1 isoform X2 — MGGFFSTIFSSLFGTREMRILILGLDGAGKTTILYRLQVGEVVTTIPTIGFNVETVTYKNLKFQVWDLGGQTSIRPYWRCYYSNTDAVIYVVDSCDRDRIGTSKSELVAMLEEEELKKAILVVFANKQDMEQAMTPTEMANALGLPALKDRKWQIFKTSATKGTGLDEAMEWLVEALKSRQ; from the exons ATGG GGGGCTTTTTCTCCACCatcttttccagtttgtttGGAACTCGCGAGATGAGGATTCTCATCCTGGGGCTGGATGGAGCAGGAAAAACAACCATTCTCTACAGGTTACAAGTTGGAGAAGTTGTTACCACCATTCCAA CCATTGGCTTCAATGTTGAGACGGTGACCTACAAGAATCTGAAATTTCAAGTCTGGGACTTAGGAGGACAGACAAGCATAAG GCCCTACTGGCGGTGTTACTATTCAAACACAGATGCTGTAATTTATGTAGTGGACAGCTGTGATCGAGACAGAATTGGCACTTCAAAATCAGAGCTTGTTGCTATGTTAGAG gaagaagagCTGAAAAAAGCCATTTTGGTGGTGTTTGCAAATAAACAGGACATGGAACAGGCCATGACTCCCACAGAAATGGCAAATGCCCTTGGCTTACCAGCTTTGAAGGACAGAAAATGGCAGATATTCAAAACCTCTGCAACTAAAGGCACAGGGCTTGATGAAGCAATGGAATG GTTGGTGGAGGCCTTGAAGAGCAGGCAGTGA
- the ARL1 gene encoding ADP-ribosylation factor-like protein 1 isoform X1, with amino-acid sequence MANGPSGGRRLCSVIAPGGFFSTIFSSLFGTREMRILILGLDGAGKTTILYRLQVGEVVTTIPTIGFNVETVTYKNLKFQVWDLGGQTSIRPYWRCYYSNTDAVIYVVDSCDRDRIGTSKSELVAMLEEEELKKAILVVFANKQDMEQAMTPTEMANALGLPALKDRKWQIFKTSATKGTGLDEAMEWLVEALKSRQ; translated from the exons ATGGCGAATGGTCCGAGCGGCGGCAGGAGGTTGTGTTCGGTCATAGCCCCAG GGGGCTTTTTCTCCACCatcttttccagtttgtttGGAACTCGCGAGATGAGGATTCTCATCCTGGGGCTGGATGGAGCAGGAAAAACAACCATTCTCTACAGGTTACAAGTTGGAGAAGTTGTTACCACCATTCCAA CCATTGGCTTCAATGTTGAGACGGTGACCTACAAGAATCTGAAATTTCAAGTCTGGGACTTAGGAGGACAGACAAGCATAAG GCCCTACTGGCGGTGTTACTATTCAAACACAGATGCTGTAATTTATGTAGTGGACAGCTGTGATCGAGACAGAATTGGCACTTCAAAATCAGAGCTTGTTGCTATGTTAGAG gaagaagagCTGAAAAAAGCCATTTTGGTGGTGTTTGCAAATAAACAGGACATGGAACAGGCCATGACTCCCACAGAAATGGCAAATGCCCTTGGCTTACCAGCTTTGAAGGACAGAAAATGGCAGATATTCAAAACCTCTGCAACTAAAGGCACAGGGCTTGATGAAGCAATGGAATG GTTGGTGGAGGCCTTGAAGAGCAGGCAGTGA
- the ARL1 gene encoding ADP-ribosylation factor-like protein 1 isoform X3: protein MRILILGLDGAGKTTILYRLQVGEVVTTIPTIGFNVETVTYKNLKFQVWDLGGQTSIRPYWRCYYSNTDAVIYVVDSCDRDRIGTSKSELVAMLEEEELKKAILVVFANKQDMEQAMTPTEMANALGLPALKDRKWQIFKTSATKGTGLDEAMEWLVEALKSRQ, encoded by the exons ATGAGGATTCTCATCCTGGGGCTGGATGGAGCAGGAAAAACAACCATTCTCTACAGGTTACAAGTTGGAGAAGTTGTTACCACCATTCCAA CCATTGGCTTCAATGTTGAGACGGTGACCTACAAGAATCTGAAATTTCAAGTCTGGGACTTAGGAGGACAGACAAGCATAAG GCCCTACTGGCGGTGTTACTATTCAAACACAGATGCTGTAATTTATGTAGTGGACAGCTGTGATCGAGACAGAATTGGCACTTCAAAATCAGAGCTTGTTGCTATGTTAGAG gaagaagagCTGAAAAAAGCCATTTTGGTGGTGTTTGCAAATAAACAGGACATGGAACAGGCCATGACTCCCACAGAAATGGCAAATGCCCTTGGCTTACCAGCTTTGAAGGACAGAAAATGGCAGATATTCAAAACCTCTGCAACTAAAGGCACAGGGCTTGATGAAGCAATGGAATG GTTGGTGGAGGCCTTGAAGAGCAGGCAGTGA